Below is a window of Herbiconiux aconitum DNA.
GGTGCCGGTGTCGTCGAGAGCCAGCTTCTGGAAGATCGATGTCACGTTCTTCTCCACGGCACCCACGCCGATCACGAGGCGCGCTGCGATGGCCGCGTTCGTGCGGCCCTCGGCCATCAGGGCGAGCACCTCGTGCTCACGCGGGGTGAGCGTCTCGAGCGGATCGTGCCGCCGCCCGAGCAGCTGCCCCACCACCTCGGGGTCGAGCACGGTGCCGCCCGCGGCGATGCGGCGCACGGCGTCGTCGAGTTCGGTGAGCGACGCCACGCGGTCTTTGAGCAGGTAGCCGATGCCGCCGGCTCCGGATGCGAGCAGTTCCTGCGCGTAGGTCACCTCGACGTACTGCGAGAGCAGCAGGATGCCCACTCCCGGCCGGAGCTCGCGGGCCCGGATCGCCGCGCGCACACCTTCATCGCGGAACGTCGGCGGCATCCGCACGTCGAACACGGCGAGATCGGGTGCGGTGTCGGCGAGGGTGTCGAGCAGCGAGTCGCCGTCGCCGTAGGCGCCGACCACGTCGACCCCGGTCTCGGCCAGCACCCGCACGAGCCCTTCGCGCAGCAGCACCGAGTCATCGGCGACGACGACCCGCAGTGCGCGCTCGTCGCTCGCCTCCGAAACACTCACCCGCCCAGCCTAGAGCGCCGGGCGTCTCACCCCTCGGGTCCCGCATCGCCGCGCACGTGACGAACGGATGGAGGTGGTGCCGGATTCGACACCGCCCTCCATCCGTCGTCACGATCCGCCGAGTCGCCACCCGTTCGTCACTCGATCGGATGCGCCGCGCAGGTCAGATGAGCGGATCGGCCGGGTAGGCGCCGGGTCCGGTATCCGCGGGCCGGTCCGATCGCGACACAGCAGCCGACGCTGACCCCGGCACGGCGGTCGACGCCTGCGCCGATCCCGAGGCTGCCTCGGCAGCCGACCCCGCGGACGACGCGGCGGCCGAGGCCGACGCGGCCGCCACCGTGAACGGGAGGTGCGCCGCGAGCACCGTCGGGCCACCGACCGGGCTCATCAGCTCGAGCGAGCCCCCGACACCCCGGAGACGCTGCTCGAGCCCGGCGAGACCGTGGCCCTCGAGCGGTGCCGCTCCTCCGCGCCCGTCGTCCATCACCGTCACGTCGAGCCACGACGGCACACCGGCACCACCGGGCGTCGCACCGCCCACCGCGCCGGCCACCGCCGCGGCCGCGCCGGCCTCCGCGCCGACGGGCGGCCGCACCGCGACCCGCACCTCCACCGACCGGGCTCCCGCGTGCTTGGCCGCATTGGCCAACGCCTCGCTCGCCACGAAGTACGCGTTGCGTTCGATCTCCTGCGGCACCCGCAACCCCACCGGGAGCGCGCTCACGATCCGCGTCGGCACGGGACTCCGCACCGCCGCCGACTCCAATGCCGCCACGAGCCCTCGATCCATCAGGATCGGCGGCGCGAACCCACGCGACAGCGACCGCAGCTCATCGAGCGCCTCGCGTGACTGGGTCATCGCCTCGTCGATCAGCTGCCGTGCCCGCGCCGGATCGGTGTCGATCTGGCGCTCGGCGGCCGCGAGGTCCATCTGCAAGCGCACGAGGCGCTGCTGCGGTCCGTCGTGGATGTCGCGTTCGAGCCGTCGCAGGGAGTGCCCCTCGGCGGCCACGGCGGCCCCGCGCGACGCCGAGAGCTCCAGCACCTCGCGACGCAGCGCATCCGACCGGAACGGGCCGAGCATCCCGCGCGCGATTCCGTAGTGGATCGACACCAGCCCCCGGGTGATGAACGGCAGCGTCACCAAGAAGATCACGCCGGCCACGAACAAGACGATGTTGTCGCCGAGCCGTTCGTCGACGCCCGTGCTCGTGCCCGGAACGAAGAAGTCGACGATGACGCTGTAGAGGCTCCATCCGCGGTCGCCCTGAGGAATCCACCGGCTGTAGAACCAGTACGTCACACCGCCGAGCCCGCTCGCGACCCAGGTGATCGTGATCGACCAGGTCGTCACGCCCACGACGAAGTTCACGACGGAGCCGTGCAGCAGAGCGAGCCAGTAGTGCCCGTTGCGAAACACGGTGAACATCCGCGTGAACCAGCCACCCCCGGTCACCACCCGCCATTCGGGCGTCGGGATGCCCGGGAAGCCCGCCGCGCGCAACCGCAGCACTTCGAAGGCACCGAATCCCCGGGCCACCCACATCGTGGCCACCAGCAGGAAGAAGCCGACCACGATCACCAGAGTGCTGACCCCCGTGCTGAACAGGGTGACCAGGGTCACGAAGCTCGCGATCACGATCGGCAGCGTCGGCAGCAGGAAGCCGAGCTCGCGCGGCACACCACGCCAGAGGTTTCCGTAACGGATGCCGCGACGGGCGGGAGGCGATGACGCCATGCGCGGGCCTCCCTGCTCCTCGTGCGTGTGCTGATCGGCGTGCCGCCGACTCTCGTCGGCCTCGATGCCGACGACTTCGTCGTTCTCAGTGGTGGTCATGTCCGGTCCCTTCGATTGTCCCAGCACCCTGGCCCGGTTCGACAACCACGAACTGGCCCATCATGCCCTGGTCTTCGTGCCACAGGAGGTGGCAGTGGTACATGTACGGCGCATCCGGATCGGCGTAGTCGTCGAACCGCATGATCAGGCGCACCTCGGTGTCGGGTGGCAGGTACACGGTGTCCTTCCACCCCCCGAGCTCGGGTGGAGGAGGCGCACCGCCCACGCTCAGCACCTGGAACTGCACGTCGTGCACGTGGAAGTTGTGGGGCAGCTGCATCTCGTTCCGCACCGTCCAGAGTTCGGTGGCGCCGAGCTCCACGACCTGGTCGATGCGGTCCATCTGCATCACGTCGTCGTCGATGGCGAAACCGTCGAGGGTGATCGTGCGCCGGGCGGTCACGTCGGATTCGCGGAGGCGCTCGATCGTCGTCAGCCTGGCCGGCGCATCCGGGGCCGAGGCTGCCGGTGTCAACGACGCCGCGGCCCGCAGCTGCAGCACGTCGAAGCGGTCGGCGCCGCCGTTGCGACTCGCCACTTCGGGCTCGGTGCCGAGATCGGGCGGGGTGGACCGCAGCGTCGTGGTCTCGCCGGGAACGAAACGCACCACGATCTCGGCCCGCTCTCCGGGAGACAGACGGATGCGCGTCGCCGGCACCGGCGCATCCAGCAGCCCGCCGTCGCTCGCGATGAGCTGCACGGTGCGGTCGTCGGCGAACTCGAAGTCGTAGGTGCGCGCGGTCGAGGCGTTCAGCAGGCGCAAGCGCACCGCCTCGCTCGTGACGTCGAGGTAGGGACCGAGCGTGCCGTTGACGAGGAGCGTATCGCCGAGGGCGCCGACGAAGCCGCGGGTGCCGTCGTCGAAGGCGCCGTCGGAGGTGAAACGTTTGTCTTGCACGATGAGAGGGATGTCGTCGACGCCGTAGTTCCTCGGGAGCGCGAGGGCCGCTTCCTCCGGATCGCGCACGAGGAAGAGCCCCGCGAGTCCGCGTGCGACGTGCGCCTCGGTGCGGCCGTGCGGATGCGGGTGGTACCAGAGCGTGGCGGCGGGCTGGTCGATGGTCCAGGTGGGCGACCATGTGGTGTCGGGAGCGATCGGCTGGTGCGGACCGCCGTCCATCGCGGCCGGGAGGTGCATGCCGTGCCAGTGCACGGTGGTGGCCTCGGGGAGTTCGTTGCGCACGTCGACGCGCACCTTCTCGCCGCGATCCGCGACGAGAGTGGGGCCGAGGTAGCTGCTGTTGAAACCCCAGGTGGGTGTCTGTGCACCGGACTGGAATTCGGTGGTGCCGGTCTGTGCGGTCAGGTCGAAGACGCGGGTTCCGGATGCGTCGAGCCGGCCTTCGTCGAGGGGCGGAACGGCGAGCGCACGGTCGAACTCCACCGCTCCGACCGTGTCGACCCGCCCGCCGTCGAGCAGTCCGGGCACGATGCCGCCGAGCGCACCGCACCCGCCCAGTCCGATGGCGAGTACGGCGCCGCCGGCGAGCAGCACCCCCGCGGCGGCGAGGGTGGCGCGCGGCCTCCGCACTCGCGTGCGCGGTCCGATTCGTGGGGATGTCCTGACCATGTCCCCAGCCTCGCGAAATCGCGGCGCTCCCCCCATCCGGCCCGCTCACGAATCGGGGGTGGGGTTATCCCCCGTCCCCGCTCCCACTCGTCCCGAATCGGGCCAAAAGAGCGAGGGAAGGCCGATTTGGGGCGAGTCGCGCGAGCTCGCGACGCGGTGCCCGCGAGGGCGCACGCTACAGGCCCTTGTCGACGACCCAGGGTGAGCGCGAGGCCGGGGCGCGAGCCCGCGACGCGGTGCCCGCGAGGGCGCACGCAACAGGCCCTTGTCGACGACCCAAGGTGAGCGCGCGGCCGCGTCAGCGACCGCACGCGAACATGTCGCGCGGCGCCGGGCAAGGACCGGTGCCGCCCGAGGACGCCGCGCGAAGCACGGCGCCCGAGGACAGCTAGCGCCGGCGCCGGACGTCAGGCAACAGGGCGCCCCACGACCGCCCCCGAACCGCACTCACCCACACCCCCGCGCCGTAGGCGAGGTCGTCGAGGCGGCGGGCCAGCGCGAACCGCACCGGATCGAGCCTCACCCGCGTGCGCCGGTGCTCGATCGCCACGTCGGCGAGGTGCGCGACGAGAACCGCGCGTCGCAGGCGGGCCGATAGCAGGCATCCGATCGCCACCGCCGGCCACCAGTGCCGCAGCAGCAGAGCCATGGCCTGCACGAGCGAGGCGAGCAGTCCGTTGGCGGTGAGCCCCGCTGCCACCCGCACCGGATGCTCGCTCTTCGACAGCTTCGACGCCAACCGCCACACGGTCACCGCACTGATCGCGAGCGCCACCGGCACCGACCACCGGCGTTGCGCGAGCAGAACCGCCACCACTGCGGCGCTCCACGGCGCGAGCACGGCGGGCGCGATGTCGTGCGGGTGCCGTTGGGCGAGCGGATGCGCGCCGGTTCCGTAAAAGGACTTCCGCGCCATCCACTCGCCCACCGTCGTGCGGTGCTCGTGCCACACCGTCGCGGCGGGTTCGTAGCGCACGCGGAGGCCCTGGTCGGCGAGCCTCCACACGAGGTCGACGTCTTCGCCGACGCGCATCCCGGCATCGAAACCGTCACCGAGGGCGTCGACGCGTGCCACCAGGAACGTGCTCGACACCCACGACACTGGCGCGCGCTGGCGCACGATCGCGGGCTGTTCCCCGAGGTCGAGGCTCGATCGGGCATCTTCGTAGCGCCCGATCCAGTTGAGGCCCTTCTCGCCCGGCAGCCCCAGCACACGCGGGGCGACGAGGGCGACCTTCGGGTCGGCGAAGTGGCGGAGCAGCGTGTCGACGGTCTCCGGATGCGCCACCACGTCGGAGTCGACGAACACCACGAACGGGGTGGTCACGAGCCGCAGTCCCGCGTTGCGGGCGGCCGCGGGGCCGGCGTTCTCGGCGAGCTCGAGCACCTCCGCGCCCCACCGCGCGGCGGCGGCGCGGGTGCCCCCGGGGTCGACGGAGGCGTCGTCGACGACGATGATGCGCGGGTGCGCCACCGACGCGGTATCGCGCTCGCCGGGCGCGGGACGCGCTCGCCCACCGCGGCCGATCGGCCACCCGGGCCCGCCTTCGGGTGAGGAGCTCGAGCGCTGCGGATCACCGTCGCCACCCGACACCGCGCCGGAACGCGAATCACCCCACCCCCGGGGCCCGGGCATGGCCGCAGACGACGTGAGCGCCGCGAGGAGGCGGTCGAGCGCCACCGGACGATCGCGCACGGGGATGACGTAGGTGACCTCGGCCGGGTCGCCCGGCCGAAGCGTCGAGACGACGGGGTCGGCGATGCCCGCCTCGAGCAAGCGGTCGGCCAGCACGGCGGTCGGGCGGTCGCGGATACGCAGCTCGCGTCCGTCGAACAGGCCAGCGGCCGCAGCGGTGAGGTAGAGCACGCGGGTGGGCGCGCCGCCGATGAGTGCGCGCCCGCCGTCTTTCACCCGCACCCGCCGGTTGAGTCGCACCACGCTCCCCGGCGGTAGCCCGCCGGACCGCGGCGCCTCCGCCGCCCCTCCGACGTGATCGTCGCCCGAGCCGCCACGAGCGCCGCCCTGTGACGCGTCGATCCGGGGTGGGGTGCCGCCATGCGCCGGCGTGCCGGAATGCGGTGGGGCGTCCGACTGCGGTGACACGTCTGCCTGCGGTGGCGTGCCGCCCTGCGGATGCGTGCCGTCGCGCGGCGAGGCGCCCGCCCGCGGTGGGGTGCCCCCCTGCGGTTGCGTGCCGTCGCGCGGCGAGCCGTCCGCCTGCGGTGGCGTGCCTGCGCGGCGATCGGGCGGTGGGTGATCCGTCATCGCAGCATCCCACGGGGGTCGGGAGCGTCGGCGGCGACGCGACGGAGGGCATCCGTCACCATCGCGTCGAAGAGCGCCGCGCCCTCGGCAGCGGTCGCTCCGCTCGGGTCGCCCAGGATGCCTGACTCCGACACCGCGGCGACACCGCCCGCCGCCAGGAGGGGCAGCAATTCGGTCATCGGCGCCGTGTTGCCCGCACCGGGCAGCGGAAGCCGCACCGCCGTCGGCGCGAGGTGCAGCATGAGCGAGGTCTCGGTGCGCCCGGCGTGCGCGTCGCGCACAGACCCGCCGAGCCCGGCAGGCGCGTCCGCCACGGAGCCTGCGGGCACGGCGGGCGCATCCGCCAGCGCCCCGGCCTCGCCGGCTCTCGACGCCGCGCCGCGCTCGGGGGCCGGCACGGCACACGGCAGCCACGCGACGCCGTGGTTCTCGGCGCGGAGCTGGGGCACCGCCGACACGAGGGTCGCCACGTTGCCGCCGTGGCCGTTCACGATGACGACCCGCGCCGCCCAGGTCGACAACGAGCGCACCAGTTCGATCAGCACGAACCGCAGTGCCTCGTGTCCGATCGAGATCGTGCCCGGGAACGACTGGTGCTCCCCGCTGGCGCCGTAGGCCAGCACCGGCGCGACCACCACCGGGTCGCCGGCGGAACGCATCCGTTCGCCGACAACGGATGCGACGGCGCGCGCGATCACGGAGTCGGTGTCGAACGGCAGGTGAGGTCCGTGCTGCTCGGTCGACCCGATCGGCAGCAGAACGGTCGCGCCCGGCGGCACGGACGGCCAGCTCAGGGCGTCGAGTCCGGTCACGTCGCCCACGCTATCCGTTGGGCTCCCCGAACGCCCGCGACGGCCTCTTCCCGCCACAGGTTCGCGTCGAGAAACGCAAACGTGAAGTCCACCTCGTGCTACTTCTTCTCAGCCTCGGCCTTCGCCAGTGGCTTCGCGGTGCGCGTGCGCGGCCCCGCCTTCGACCCGGCGCCGGCCGGCGGCGCAGCAGCGGCGCTCGACGCCGCAGCCGACGATCCGGCAGCACCCCCGGCCCCACCGTCGTCACCCGCGGCCGATCCCGCCCCGAGCGTGCGCGTGAACCCTTCAGGAATCACGAGGTCATCAGGCCCGAGCTCGTGCACCGACGCATGCCCGGTGCCGAGCACCGCCGAATCCAGTCCGCCGCGCAGGATGTCGAGCACGTTCTCCACCCCGGCCTGCCCGTTGGCCGCGAGCCCCCAGAGGTAGGCCCGCCCGATCATCACGGCCCGGGCCCCGAGCGCGACCGCCTTCGCCACGTCTCCGCCGCGCCGCACCCCACCGTCGAGCACGACCTCGATCTGGTCGCCGACCGCCGCAGCGACCGACGGCAGCATCCGGATGGTCGCCGGCGTGGTGTCGAGGTTGTTGCCGCCGTGGTTCGACACCGAGATCGCGGTCACACCGGCGTCCACCGCACGGAGCGCGTCGTCGATCCGCGTCACGCCCTTCAGCATGAACGGCCCGCCCCACTCCTCACGCAGCCATGCGACGTCTTCCCACGTGGGCGGCGGTGTCTGCATCCACTCGTAGTAGGCCCCGAAGAACGTCGGCGCCACGCCCCCGGGCGGCTGCAGGTTCGGCGCGGTCAGGTCGGGCAACTCCCGCCGCCGCAGGTACGCCAGAAGCCAGGCCGGATGCGGCAGCACGTTCGGCGCGAAGTTCACCATGGTCTTCAGGTCGAGCTTCTCGGGAATCGAGGGGCTCCCCCAGTCGCGCCCGTTCGAGAACGACCAGTCGAGGGTGGCGATCAGCCCGCGCGCACCGGCCTTCCGGGCCCGGTCCATCCGCTGGATCATCGCATCCCGCGTTCCCGTCCAGTACATCTGGAACAGCGTGTTCGGGTTCGCCGCGACGACCTCTTCCACCGGCTTCGACGCGAACGAGGACAGCCCCATCGTGATGCCTCGATTGGCGGCGGCGCGTGACACCGCGACCTCGCCATCGGGATGCACGGCCTGCACCCCCGTGGGAGAGATCATCACGGGGAACGAGAGCGGCAGCCCCATCACCGAGGTCGAGAGATCGCGGGAGGGCTTGTGCCCCGCGACGTGCGGCGCGAATCCGATCTCCGAGAAGGCGCCGATGTTGTCTTCGATCGTGAGGCCGCGCTCGGAGCCGGCCACCAGGGCCCCGTACACCGAGGAGGGCAAGCGCTTCTGCGCCCGGCGCTGCGCCTCGGCGACCGTTTCGAACCAGGGATTCGCCATCGAATTCTCACTCTCTTCTCGGTACGACGTCGACGAGAACAACTGCCGACATTCTATCTGACACTCGGTGCCAAAACATCATCGATCATGTTCGGAACAACTCCCCCAGCGCCGGCGCGATGTCGTGGAAGGTGCGGATGGCGTGGAACCCACCCCGCCCGATCCGCGCCAGTTCGCGCCCGAGCTCGACATCTTTCTCTCCGCTCGTATCGAGCAGCACGTCGAGCCGGGGCAGTCGCCCGGCGAACGGTCGCGGGTCGGGCCCGGCGTTGTGCACGCAGTCGGAGAGCAGGATGACGCGGGCATTCCGCGGAGGCACCCCCGCCAGTTGCGTGGCCGCGAGCTGCAGCGGGAACGCGATGTTGGTGAGCCCACGGGCCGGGATGCGGAGCATCTCGTCGAGCAGCTCCATGGGGCGCACCGGGTCGCCGAGCCGCTGGAGCACGGCGGCATCCGACCAGAACGCGATGACCGCCAGCGCGTCGTGCCCGCCCTGCCCGATCTCGGCGGCGAGCGCCCCCACGGTCGCCGCCGCAGTGCGCACCCGCTCCCCTTTCATCGACCCCGACACGTCGACCGCGAGCACCACGGAGCGCCGGGCGCGCACGCGTTCGCGCACGATGATATCCTCGTCGTCGGGCACCGGATGCTCGGCGAGCATCTCGAGGGTCTGGTCGAGGTCGATGTCGTCGCTCCCGCCGCGATACGGCACGCTCGCGAAGTGGCCCGAGCCGCGGTCGCGCGCGGTGTCGACCTTGGGCTTCGGCACCGAGAGGCGGGCCGCGATCTGCGCGGCGCGGGCTCGCACCACCGGGTCGAGTTGAGGATCCTCGTCGCTGAGAGGGATGACGGAAGCCGGGTCGTCGGTGAATCCCGCCCCCGACCCGGTCGGCCGACGCGCACCCGAGCCGGCGGAACGCCCCGGCTGCGGCCGCAGCACGAGCCCAGCGCTCGAACCGGCCACGTCGAACACGGTCGGATCGGCGTCGAGCTGCTTCGGCTTGCGCCTCAACGGCTTCGCCCCGCGCGGAGGCTCAGCACTGCGTCGCGACACCGGGGAGTCGGCCTCGACGGCTCTTCATCCGGGCTCGGCGCGGGCGGGCTCCAGGATGAAGTGGTCTTCCCAGATCTCGCGCAGCACCCGCTCGGGCGTTGTCTCGGCGGCTTCGTCGAGGTGGATGCGCCCCGACAGCGACACGAGCATGGCGTCGAAGAGGGTGGTTCGATAGGCGTCGTCGGTCGGCGCCGGTGACGACTCGTCGAACCCCCGAAGCGCGAACAGCTCGTGCGCCACCAGGGCGCAGTCGATCGCGCCCCGCACGCTGGAGCCCTGCCGCACATCCGGATGCGTGCGGGTCGCCCGGGTGAGCGCGACGGCGTCGGGGATGATGCGTTCGGCCAGCGGGCCCAGCAGTCCGGTGCGGAGCGCGACGATGCCACGTTCCGATTCGGCGTCCTGGTAGCCCACGACGATGCGGTTGAGGCGGTCGGCGACGCTCGTCGAGAGCCGCGTGGTGCCGACATTGTCGAAGGGGTTCATCGACGCGATCACCCGGAAGGTGGGCTGCGCTTCGATGAGCCCCACCCGCGGCACCTCGATCGCGCGGTCGGCCATCGCGGTGAGCAGCGTGTTGAGGGTGTCCTCCGGCGCACGGTTGAACTCCTCGATGTAGAGGAAACCGCCCTGTCGCATCGCTTCGACCAGGGGCCCGGCCACGAAGTTGTCGGCGCTGTAGTCCTCGCGCAGCACCCGTGCCGGGTTGTGGTGGCCCACCAGCTTCGCCGGCGTCAGGTCGGCGTTGCCCTCGACGAAGAGCAGCGGGATGCCCCACTCCTCGGTGATCGCCTTGAGCATCGTCGTCTTCGACGTTCCCGGCGGGCCCTCGAGCACGAGGTCGCGGCCGGCGGCGACGGCCGCGAGCGCGAGTTCGAGCTCGCGTTCACGGCCCACCAGGTGCGCGGCGATCCTGCGGCGGGTCTCCGCCACATCCGTCTCACCCATGCATCCATCCCTCCAGCCCGGTCGACCCGGGCACAGCCCTCACTTGATCGTGTACCCGGCGTCGATCTTCAGCTCGGTTCCCGTGACGTAACGCGCCTCGTCGGAGGCCAGATACAGCACGGCGTTCGAGATGTCGATCGCCTCCACCCAGGGGATCGGCAGCGCGTTGGTGGTGGCGAAGATCTCGGCCGCCGCCTCCTGAGTGGGGTGTTCGACATCCGGCATGAACAACCGGAAGGTCGCCTCGTTGAGGATCATGTCGGTGGCCACACCCGTGGGATGCACCGTGTTCACGCGGATGCGGTGCGGAGCGAGTTCCAATGCGAGCGTGCGCATGATCCCGACCACGGCGTGTTTCGACGCGGTGTAGGCCACCACGTTCGGCGTGCCCTTGAGACCCGCTGCCGAGGAGGTGATGATGATCGACCCGCCCGTGCCCTGCTCGATCAGGTGCGGGATGACGGCTTTCGCCGTGTGCCAGACGCCTTTCGAGTTGATGTCGTTCACCATGTCCCACTCGTCGTCGGAGACCAGGTGCGACTGCTCACCGAACGCGAAGATGCCCGCGTTGGCCGACACGATGTCGACGTGCCCGAGTTCGGCCACGCCCTCGTCGAGGGCGGCCTTCAGCGCGTCGTAGTCGCGCACGTCGGCCTTGCGCGCCACGATCCGCCGATCGAGCGCCTCCACCTGGCGCACCGTCTCGGCGAGATCCTCCTCGGTGGCGCCCGGGTAGAACCGGTCCATTCCGGGAATCGACTCCGCGATGTCGATCGCGATGATGTCCGCACCCTCCGCCGCCAACCGCAGGGCGTGCGACCGCCCCTGCCCACGGGCGGCGCCGGTGATGAAGGCGACCTTGCCGTCTACGCGTCCCATCCGGCGGCCCTCACTTCACCGCAGCGCCGGCGTCGACCGGCAGCATGACGCCGGTGACGTAGCGCGCTTCGTCGGAGGCCAGCCAGAGCACTGCGTTCGAGATGTCGACCGCTTCGACCCACGGAATGGGCAGCGCGTTCATCGCGATCGCGGCGTCGGCGAAGTCCTGCTTCGTGGGGTTCTCGAGGTCGGGCCGGAACAGGCGGTAGATGGCGTCGTTCTGCACCATCGGGGTGTCGACCGTGGTGGGGTGGATGCTGTTCACGCGGATGAAGTCGGGTGCGAGCTCCAACGCCAGGGTGCGCATGAGCCCCACCACGCCGTGCTTGGCCGAGACGTAGTGCGAGATGTTCGGGTAGGCGAAGATGCCGGCATCCGAACTCGTCAGAATGATCGACCCGCCGTTGCCGCCGGCCCGAAGGTGCGGGATCGCAGCCTTCGCGGTGCGCCACACTCCCCCGAGGTTGATGTCGATCATGTTCTTCCATTCCTCATCGGGAATGTCTTGCGACAGGTTCGGCGAACCCGAGATGCCGGCGTTCGCCGAGACGATGTCGAGCCGGCCGAGTTGGGCGACGCCCTCGTCGAGCGCTCCCTTCAGCTGGTCGAAGTCGCGCACGTCGGCCTTGCTGGCGACGATGCGGCGGTCGAGCGCTTCGACCTGCCGCACGGTTTCGGCGAGATCCTCCTCGGTCGCTCCGTCGTAGGGGTTCTCGGGGATCGCCTCGCAGATGTCGATCGCGATGATGTCGGCGCCTTCCTGCGCCAGCCGGATCGCGTGCGAGCGCCCTTGCCCGCGAGCCGCGCCGGTGATGAATGCGACCTTTCCTTCTACACGCCCCATTGCGTGCTCCTTTCGTCGTGAGCCCGCAGGCCCGTGAGCCCGGAGGCTCGGATCTATTTGATGAGCGAACCGGCATCCACCGGCAGAGTGACGCCGGTGACGTAGCGGGCCTCGTCGGAGGCGAACCACAGCACGGCGTTCGAGATGTCGACCGGATCGACCCACTTGATCGGCAGCGCATTGAGCGTCTGGAACCGCTCGCCCACCACGTCGCGAGTGCGCTCGGCCAGCGGCAGGTCGCCCGCGAACAGCGCGTAGGTGGCGTCGTTGTGGATCATGTCGGTGTCGACACTGGTCGGATGCACGGAGTTCACCCGGATGAAGTCGGGCGCGAGTTCGAGCGCGAGGGTGCGCATCAGCCCCACCACGCCGTGCTTCGCGGCCACGTAGTGTCCGATGTTCGGGATGGCCATCAGTCCGGCCGTCGACGAGGTGAGCACGATCGATCCGCCCTTGCCGCCCGCCTTCAGGTGCGGCACGGCCGCCTTGACGGCGTGCCAGACGCCGGTGAGGTTGGTGTCGAGCATGTCTCCCCACTGCTCCTCGGTGAGCTCCTCCATACTGCCGAAACTGAAGATGCCCGCGTTCGCGGCCACGATGTCGAGGCGGCCGAGTTGTGCGACCCCGTCGTCGACCGCCGCTTGCACGGCCTCGTAATCGCGCACATCCGCTCGCGTGGCGACGATGCGCCGATCGAGCGCTTCGACCTGGCGAACGGTCTCCTCCATGTCGGCCGGAGTCGACATCGGGTAGGGCACCGAGTCGATCTGGTCTTCGATGTCGACCGCGATGATGTCGGCGCCTTCCTGCGCCAGCCGGAGCGCGTGGCTGCGCCCCTGCCCCCGTGCCGCGCCGGTGACGAACGCCACCTTTCCTTCTACACGCCCCATTGCGTGCTCCTTTCGGTTGATCTTCTCGACGCCCGGATGGTCGGGTCAGTACTGCGTGTTGCCGGCGTCGACCGTCAGCTCGAGACTCGTGACGTAACGCGACTCG
It encodes the following:
- a CDS encoding multicopper oxidase family protein; the encoded protein is MVRTSPRIGPRTRVRRPRATLAAAGVLLAGGAVLAIGLGGCGALGGIVPGLLDGGRVDTVGAVEFDRALAVPPLDEGRLDASGTRVFDLTAQTGTTEFQSGAQTPTWGFNSSYLGPTLVADRGEKVRVDVRNELPEATTVHWHGMHLPAAMDGGPHQPIAPDTTWSPTWTIDQPAATLWYHPHPHGRTEAHVARGLAGLFLVRDPEEAALALPRNYGVDDIPLIVQDKRFTSDGAFDDGTRGFVGALGDTLLVNGTLGPYLDVTSEAVRLRLLNASTARTYDFEFADDRTVQLIASDGGLLDAPVPATRIRLSPGERAEIVVRFVPGETTTLRSTPPDLGTEPEVASRNGGADRFDVLQLRAAASLTPAASAPDAPARLTTIERLRESDVTARRTITLDGFAIDDDVMQMDRIDQVVELGATELWTVRNEMQLPHNFHVHDVQFQVLSVGGAPPPPELGGWKDTVYLPPDTEVRLIMRFDDYADPDAPYMYHCHLLWHEDQGMMGQFVVVEPGQGAGTIEGTGHDHH
- the mftF gene encoding mycofactocin biosynthesis glycosyltransferase MftF (Members of this protein family, MftF, are glycosyltransferases, members of PF00535 (glycosyl transferase family 2). The encoding gene is found as part of the mycofactocin cassette, in Mycobacterium tuberculosis, many other Actinobacteria, and occasional members of other lineages. Mycofactocin itself, a putative redox carrier, is a heavily modified derivative of the C-terminal Val-Tyr dipeptide of the mycofactocin precursor MftA (TIGR03969).), with product MTDHPPPDRRAGTPPQADGSPRDGTQPQGGTPPRAGASPRDGTHPQGGTPPQADVSPQSDAPPHSGTPAHGGTPPRIDASQGGARGGSGDDHVGGAAEAPRSGGLPPGSVVRLNRRVRVKDGGRALIGGAPTRVLYLTAAAAGLFDGRELRIRDRPTAVLADRLLEAGIADPVVSTLRPGDPAEVTYVIPVRDRPVALDRLLAALTSSAAMPGPRGWGDSRSGAVSGGDGDPQRSSSSPEGGPGWPIGRGGRARPAPGERDTASVAHPRIIVVDDASVDPGGTRAAAARWGAEVLELAENAGPAAARNAGLRLVTTPFVVFVDSDVVAHPETVDTLLRHFADPKVALVAPRVLGLPGEKGLNWIGRYEDARSSLDLGEQPAIVRQRAPVSWVSSTFLVARVDALGDGFDAGMRVGEDVDLVWRLADQGLRVRYEPAATVWHEHRTTVGEWMARKSFYGTGAHPLAQRHPHDIAPAVLAPWSAAVVAVLLAQRRWSVPVALAISAVTVWRLASKLSKSEHPVRVAAGLTANGLLASLVQAMALLLRHWWPAVAIGCLLSARLRRAVLVAHLADVAIEHRRTRVRLDPVRFALARRLDDLAYGAGVWVSAVRGRSWGALLPDVRRRR
- a CDS encoding response regulator transcription factor, which produces MSVSEASDERALRVVVADDSVLLREGLVRVLAETGVDVVGAYGDGDSLLDTLADTAPDLAVFDVRMPPTFRDEGVRAAIRARELRPGVGILLLSQYVEVTYAQELLASGAGGIGYLLKDRVASLTELDDAVRRIAAGGTVLDPEVVGQLLGRRHDPLETLTPREHEVLALMAEGRTNAAIAARLVIGVGAVEKNVTSIFQKLALDDTGTDHRRVLAVLAWLQR
- a CDS encoding sensor histidine kinase; the encoded protein is MTTTENDEVVGIEADESRRHADQHTHEEQGGPRMASSPPARRGIRYGNLWRGVPRELGFLLPTLPIVIASFVTLVTLFSTGVSTLVIVVGFFLLVATMWVARGFGAFEVLRLRAAGFPGIPTPEWRVVTGGGWFTRMFTVFRNGHYWLALLHGSVVNFVVGVTTWSITITWVASGLGGVTYWFYSRWIPQGDRGWSLYSVIVDFFVPGTSTGVDERLGDNIVLFVAGVIFLVTLPFITRGLVSIHYGIARGMLGPFRSDALRREVLELSASRGAAVAAEGHSLRRLERDIHDGPQQRLVRLQMDLAAAERQIDTDPARARQLIDEAMTQSREALDELRSLSRGFAPPILMDRGLVAALESAAVRSPVPTRIVSALPVGLRVPQEIERNAYFVASEALANAAKHAGARSVEVRVAVRPPVGAEAGAAAAVAGAVGGATPGGAGVPSWLDVTVMDDGRGGAAPLEGHGLAGLEQRLRGVGGSLELMSPVGGPTVLAAHLPFTVAAASASAAASSAGSAAEAASGSAQASTAVPGSASAAVSRSDRPADTGPGAYPADPLI